One Prunus dulcis chromosome 8, ALMONDv2, whole genome shotgun sequence DNA window includes the following coding sequences:
- the LOC117637959 gene encoding B3 domain-containing transcription factor ABI3, giving the protein MKGKQVQVHHHQDLHAGDLHHHHMKDVNIPISDGFGGGGGAMEELEDQEDNLGVDPSEMWLDDNDQETALLADVNDPSIFYNDHFPPLPDFPCMSSSSSSSSTPAPVKSATSSSTSSSVSSSSSAASWAILRSDAEEDGERRNHHNSYNHLHQYSQGDDQAVDAHALSSTASMEISQPSDLSREGGAMDCMGAMETFGYMDLFESNEFFDPSSIFQSDSLLMEQFQQDDDHQQLLAPHQLQDPNEATAIIPQQQQQEKEVAVRDEENNKKDDQNENKEPDDMAMVFLEWLRSNRETVSAEDLRSVKIKKSTIECAARRLGGGKEAMKQLLKLVLEWVQTNHLQKRRSNSITTKDADIVAQDPFQNPNPNTSPRVLESNPACSFTQTPWMAPPPHAAYDQAGGILVPTPPPAAYPSMMGYIAPDQYVNGPGPYQPSPEYHHMIDSGQPTWPSSPFGMGTAHYGSFPDNNIHLAPPPQHHPQAFAGYGSQYQPYQYFPLNGEHQLMRLGSSATKEARKKRMARQRRLVSHHRHGHQQQQQHLNAQMPDHLLHQQHTRLVGNAADLNCTNSVPLQANPGNWFYWPTATAAPSPSPAMMPSITQEAAPPPPVQQMDRPASTQAQNYNQGRSSAAQERRQGWKSEKNLKFLLQKVLKQSDVGSLGRIVLPKKEAETHLPELEARDGISIPMEDIGTSHVWNMRYRYWPNNKSRMYLLENTGDFVRANGLQEGDFIVIYSDVKCNKYMIRGVKVRHAGPKSEGNKRPGKSQRNQHASTPAGTNGSSPSSASASATHKKQ; this is encoded by the exons atgaaggggAAGCAAGTTCAagttcatcatcatcaagatCTGCATGCAGGAGATCTTCATCATCACCACATGAAAGATGTAAATATTCCAATCTCAGATGggtttggtggtggtggtggtgccaTGGAGGAACTGGAAGATCAGGAGGATAATTTGGGTGTGGACCCAAGTGAGATGTGGCTTGATGACAATGACCAAGAAACTGCTCTCCTTGCTGATGTCAATGACCCTTCCATCTTCTACAATGACCACTTCCCTCCTCTCCCTGACTTCCCATGCatgtcatcttcttcctcctcatctTCAACCCCTGCACCGGTCAAGTCGGCCACTTCATCGTCCACCTCGTCTTCGGTCTCCTCGTCCTCCTCCGCGGCCTCCTGGGCCATCTTGAGATCGGACGCGGAGGAAGATGGGGAGAGAAGGAACCACCATAACAGTTACAACCACCTCCACCAGTACTCACAGGGTGATGATCAGGCGGTTGATGCGCATGCCTTGTCCTCCACCGCCTCGATGGAGATCTCTCAGCCGTCGGATCTCAGCAGGGAAGGCGGAGCCATGGATTGCATGGGTGCGATGGAGACTTTTGGGTACATGGATCTGTTCGAGTCCAATGAGTTTTTTGACCCCTCCTCCATTTTCCAAAGTGACAGCCTTTTAATGGAGCAGTTTCAACAAGATGATGACCACCAGCAATTACTAGCGCCCCACCAATTACAAGACCCTAATGAAGCCACTGCAATTATtcctcaacaacaacaacaagaaaaggaaGTTGCAGTTCGTGATGAGGAGAATAACAAGAAGGATGATCAGAATGAGAACAAGGAGCCGGACGACATGGCCATGGTGTTCTTGGAGTGGCTGAGGTCAAACAGAGAGACGGTCTCCGCTGAAGACTTGAGAAGTGTGAAGATCAAGAAGTCGACAATCGAGTGCGCGGCCAGGCGGTTGGGGGGAGGTAAAGAGGCCATGAAGCAGTTGCTTAAACTTGTGCTTGAGTGGGTTCAGACCAACCATCTCCAAAAGAGGCGCAGTAATAGTATTACCACCAAAGACGCCGATATTGTTGCCCAAGACCCTtttcaaaaccctaaccctaacaCAAGCCCTAGAGTTCTTGAATCAAACCCTGCTTGTAGTTTCACCCAAACTCCTTGGATGGCACCGCCGCCACATGCAGCCTATGATCAGGCCGGGGGAATCCTTGTCCCCACTCCGCCTCCGGCAGCTTACCCTTCCATGATGGGGTACATAGCGCCTGACCAGTATGTTAACGGGCCAGGTCCATACCAACCATCACCGGAATATCATCACATGATTGACTCTGGCCAACCTACCTGGCCGTCGTCTCCGTTCGGCATGGGAACGGCCCATTACGGGTCGTTCCCGGACAATAACATTCACCTAGCCCCTCCTCCACAGCATCATCCCCAGGCTTTTGCCGGGTATGGAAGTCAATACCAGCCTTACCAATATTTTCCATTGAATGGTGAGCATCAATTGATGAGGTTAGGGTCTTCAGCTACGAAAGAGGcgaggaagaagaggatggCGAGGCAGAGACGGCTTGTGTCACACCATAGGCATGGacatcagcagcagcagcagcacctTAATGCTCAAATGCCGGATCATCTCCTTCATCAGCAGCACACAAGGCTTGTTGGGAACGCAGCCGATCTGAATTGCACTAATTCTGTGCCACTACAAGCCAATCCGGGCAACTGGTTTTACTGGCCCACTGCTACTGCGGCCCCGTCCCCATCCCCGGCCATGATGCCTAGCATTACACAAGAGGCTGCACCGCCTCCTCCGGTGCAGCAGATGGATCGGCCGGCTAGTACTCAAGCACAGAATTACAATCAGGGGCGTAGTAGTGCTGCACAGGAGAGGCGCCAG ggaTGGAAATCTGAGAAGAATTTGAAGTTTCTTCTGCAGAAGGTGTTGAAGCAGAGCGATGTGGGTAGTCTTGGAAGGATTGTGTTACCAAAA AAGGAAGCAGAAACCCATCTTCCAGAACTGGAGGCAAGAGATGGGATTTCCATCCCAATGGAAGACATTGGGACTTCTCACGTGTGGAACATGCGCTACAG GTACTGGCCCAACAATAAAAGCAGGATGTATCTCCTAGAAAACACAG GAGATTTTGTGAGAGCCAATGGACTCCAAGAAGGGGACTTCATAGTCATCTACTCAGACGTGAAATGTAACAAATAT ATGATACGAGGAGTGAAGGTACGGCACGCCGGGCCAAAATCAGAGGGCAACAAAAGGCCGGGAAAATCGCAAAGGAACCAGCATGCAAGCACTCCAGCTGGCACTAATGGTTCGTCACCTTCCTCAGCCTCAGCCTCAGCCACACACAAGAAACAGTAA